Proteins encoded in a region of the Mucilaginibacter sabulilitoris genome:
- the nirB gene encoding nitrite reductase large subunit NirB, with product MFQPTIVVVGNGMVGYKFCEKLITKSSHFNIIVFGEEPRIAYDRVHLSEYFNGKSASDLSLSTLSWYVDNGIKLHLNDPVQEINRTEKTVHSLKGLTISYDYLVLATGSSAFVPDIPGVEKEGVFVYRTIDDLDLIKNYAANAKVGAVMGGGLLGLEAAKALIDLGIEETHVIEFAPRLMPRQIDSAGSGMLLSKLKKLGLNIHLNKNTAAFVGDHKIEALQFNDDTRLPVDMMVISAGIRPRDELAKLAGLHTGTRGGIIVNEKMQTSDECIFAIGECALYEGMIYGLVAPGYEMADIVATYITGGEKGFYGYDMSTKLKLIGVDVASFGDAFITEPDCRTIVFEDTHKGIYKRINITNDGKHLLGGILIGDADAYNMLLQTVNNKITLPPNPEDLILGSRGSEANEGAGVMNLPDEALICSCEAVTKSAICSSVNDGACSIDEIKKCTKAGTGCGGCVPLVKDLVAGTMKANGQYVKNVICEHFDYSRQELFDLVKINKVKNYDLALDHFGKGDGCEVCKPAVASILSSLWNDVIVKQDTIQDSNDRYLANIQKGGTYSVVPRIPGGEITPDKLIVIGQVAKKYGLYTKITGGQRIDMFGAHINDLPEIWEELIDAGFESGHAYGKALRTVKSCVGSTWCRFGLHDSVSFAIEIEERYKGIRAPHKIKGGVSGCIRECAEAQSKDFGIIATEKGWNLYVCGNGGSKPQHAQLLATDVDSATCIKYIDRFLMFYIKTADPLTRTATWLNKMDGGMSYLKNVVINDSLGIAEKLDEEMQQLVDTYHCEWKEVVENPNLRKRFAHFINAPEEKDPSIKFETMREQVKAQW from the coding sequence ATGTTTCAACCAACCATCGTAGTTGTTGGCAATGGAATGGTAGGTTATAAGTTTTGCGAGAAGCTCATAACTAAATCATCACATTTCAATATCATTGTTTTTGGCGAAGAACCCCGCATTGCTTATGACAGGGTTCACCTCAGCGAATACTTCAACGGCAAGTCGGCAAGCGACCTATCGCTCTCTACCCTCTCCTGGTATGTCGACAACGGTATAAAGTTACATCTTAATGATCCTGTTCAGGAAATAAACCGGACAGAAAAAACTGTTCACTCTCTAAAGGGGCTCACTATCAGTTACGATTACCTGGTACTTGCCACCGGATCATCAGCCTTCGTACCTGATATTCCAGGGGTTGAGAAAGAGGGCGTATTTGTTTATCGCACCATAGACGATCTCGACCTCATTAAAAATTATGCTGCCAACGCCAAAGTTGGGGCAGTAATGGGTGGTGGTCTTTTGGGCCTTGAGGCTGCTAAAGCACTTATTGATCTCGGTATAGAAGAAACACATGTAATAGAATTTGCGCCCCGGTTAATGCCCCGGCAAATAGATTCTGCAGGCAGCGGCATGTTGTTATCCAAATTAAAAAAACTTGGACTAAATATCCACCTCAATAAAAACACCGCGGCTTTTGTTGGCGATCATAAAATAGAAGCGCTCCAATTTAACGATGATACCCGACTACCTGTTGACATGATGGTTATATCTGCCGGTATCCGCCCACGCGACGAGCTGGCAAAATTAGCAGGATTACATACCGGCACCCGGGGCGGCATCATCGTAAACGAAAAAATGCAAACCAGCGATGAGTGCATTTTTGCCATAGGCGAGTGCGCGCTTTACGAGGGGATGATATACGGACTTGTTGCACCCGGCTACGAAATGGCCGACATTGTGGCAACCTATATCACAGGTGGCGAAAAAGGTTTCTACGGGTACGACATGAGCACCAAGCTCAAATTAATTGGCGTTGATGTTGCCAGCTTTGGCGATGCCTTTATTACTGAACCCGATTGCCGTACCATTGTATTTGAAGACACCCACAAAGGAATATACAAACGCATCAATATCACCAACGATGGCAAGCATTTACTGGGTGGCATATTAATAGGCGATGCAGATGCTTACAATATGCTGCTGCAAACCGTAAATAACAAAATAACCCTACCACCCAATCCTGAAGACCTGATATTAGGCTCCCGGGGAAGTGAAGCCAATGAAGGCGCAGGCGTAATGAACCTGCCCGACGAGGCACTGATTTGCTCATGCGAAGCCGTAACCAAATCGGCAATTTGTTCATCTGTTAATGATGGCGCCTGCAGCATTGATGAGATTAAAAAATGCACCAAAGCAGGCACTGGCTGCGGTGGCTGTGTGCCACTGGTGAAAGATCTGGTTGCCGGTACCATGAAAGCTAATGGCCAGTATGTTAAAAATGTAATTTGCGAACATTTCGACTATTCGCGTCAGGAGCTTTTTGACCTAGTGAAGATAAACAAGGTGAAAAATTACGACCTGGCACTCGATCATTTTGGCAAGGGCGATGGTTGCGAAGTTTGCAAACCGGCTGTAGCCAGCATCCTGTCGAGCCTGTGGAATGATGTAATCGTAAAACAGGACACCATTCAGGACAGCAACGATCGCTACTTGGCCAACATACAAAAGGGCGGCACTTATTCGGTTGTACCGCGCATCCCCGGCGGCGAGATCACCCCCGACAAACTGATCGTGATAGGCCAGGTTGCTAAAAAATATGGTTTATATACTAAAATAACCGGCGGCCAGCGCATTGACATGTTCGGCGCGCACATAAATGACCTCCCCGAAATTTGGGAGGAATTAATAGATGCCGGTTTTGAAAGTGGCCATGCCTATGGCAAAGCCCTGCGCACAGTAAAAAGTTGCGTAGGTAGCACCTGGTGCCGCTTCGGACTACATGACAGTGTATCGTTTGCTATTGAAATTGAAGAAAGATATAAAGGCATACGTGCACCGCACAAAATAAAAGGCGGGGTGAGCGGCTGCATCCGCGAATGCGCCGAAGCTCAGTCGAAAGATTTTGGCATCATAGCCACAGAAAAAGGCTGGAACCTGTACGTTTGCGGTAATGGCGGCTCCAAACCACAGCACGCTCAATTACTGGCTACCGATGTTGACAGCGCAACCTGCATTAAATATATAGACAGGTTCCTGATGTTTTACATCAAAACCGCCGACCCACTGACCCGCACCGCTACATGGCTCAATAAAATGGACGGCGGCATGAGCTACCTGAAAAACGTGGTTATCAATGACAGCTTGGGGATTGCTGAAAAATTGGATGAAGAAATGCAGCAACTGGTAGATACCTACCATTGCGAATGGAAGGAAGTTGTAGAAAACCCCAACCTGCGCAAACGCTTTGCCCACTTTATCAACGCACCGGAAGAAAAAGACCCTTCGATAAAATTTGAAACCATGCGGGAGCAGGTAAAAGCACAGTGGTAA
- a CDS encoding DUF7009 family protein — translation MKIRIKGNSLRYRLTKTDVERFSSEGYLEEKTIFGTGELVYALQLYDEGRLSASFDDNKITLFMPKQMAGDWAATDRVGFEETNGPLYLLIEKDFVCLDNVAEDQSDNYPNPLLSKQAS, via the coding sequence ATGAAAATAAGGATTAAAGGTAACTCATTACGGTACCGGCTTACCAAAACGGATGTTGAACGTTTTTCAAGTGAGGGTTATCTGGAAGAAAAAACCATTTTTGGCACAGGTGAGCTTGTTTATGCGTTGCAGCTTTATGATGAAGGCAGGTTATCTGCCAGTTTTGATGATAATAAGATCACACTTTTTATGCCTAAACAAATGGCCGGGGATTGGGCAGCTACTGACAGGGTTGGATTTGAGGAAACCAATGGTCCGCTTTATTTATTAATTGAAAAAGATTTTGTGTGTTTGGATAACGTAGCCGAAGATCAAAGTGATAATTATCCAAATCCGTTATTGAGCAAGCAGGCCAGTTAA
- a CDS encoding chloride channel protein, giving the protein MSKYSKLKRFHNFLKFQRDFRANSVQKVKSYEIILLWIRNYLSHSHFLILSGILVGCTAGLAGVILKLLVHHIHTLITTKFQFEQQIVFYIIFPLLGIVLTTLVVLYIYRGNDRKGIPAILYEIAQNSSLVSPVKMYSQIVQSAITVGLGGSAGLESPIAVTGSAIGSNFARTYKLDYKDRTLLLAAGATAGIASAFNAPIAGMMFAFEILLTGVVFTDFIPLVVAAVCGSLISKVILNEEALFQFATRHPFNYKNIPFYIVLGIICGFYARYFVVISQWVEHQFKHSKRSRLQKAVIAGSLLSLLCVLFPPLFGEGYTTVKGWATGQIEAIMAVSFFKYFTFRQWFILLFLGFICLLKAFATSLTIFGGGNGGNFAPALFAGGTLGFFVATLCTQLGITDVPVTNMVIVGMAGVTSGVLYAPLTAIFLIAEASTGYDLFIPLMIVSVTSFLIAKRFSAISPDLKLLAQEGKIFTREHDQNLLSLLHAPELIEKNIQEININASFGELIDLIKVGKRNFLAVTNDDHLLEGIIRLDDIRPVMFNKDQYEDLNVQKVMISPPALINSTDDVRLIIKKFDETSTWNLPVVDDRKFIGFISKSSILNRYRELLKEYSG; this is encoded by the coding sequence GTGAGTAAATACAGCAAATTAAAACGGTTTCATAATTTTTTAAAGTTTCAAAGAGATTTCAGGGCCAACAGTGTGCAAAAAGTAAAAAGTTATGAAATCATCTTGCTCTGGATACGCAACTATCTTTCACACAGCCACTTTCTTATCTTGTCGGGTATACTGGTTGGTTGTACCGCTGGTTTGGCGGGGGTAATTTTAAAATTACTGGTACACCATATTCACACCCTCATCACCACTAAATTTCAATTCGAACAGCAGATTGTTTTTTATATCATATTCCCGCTATTGGGTATTGTACTCACTACCTTGGTTGTTTTATACATTTATCGTGGCAACGACCGAAAGGGTATTCCCGCAATTTTGTATGAAATTGCCCAAAACTCCAGCCTGGTTTCCCCGGTAAAAATGTATTCGCAAATTGTACAAAGTGCCATTACAGTGGGCCTTGGCGGGTCGGCAGGTTTAGAGAGCCCCATCGCCGTAACCGGATCGGCAATCGGCTCCAATTTTGCCCGGACTTATAAGTTGGACTATAAAGACCGCACCCTTTTATTGGCGGCCGGTGCTACAGCCGGTATAGCTTCGGCATTTAACGCCCCAATAGCAGGCATGATGTTCGCATTTGAAATATTGCTTACCGGTGTTGTATTTACCGATTTTATTCCACTGGTAGTAGCCGCCGTTTGCGGTAGTTTAATATCAAAAGTAATTCTTAATGAAGAGGCCTTGTTTCAATTTGCTACGCGGCATCCATTTAATTATAAAAACATACCATTTTATATAGTACTCGGAATAATTTGCGGCTTTTATGCCCGGTACTTTGTAGTAATATCCCAATGGGTTGAACACCAGTTTAAACATTCAAAAAGAAGTCGTCTGCAAAAAGCGGTAATTGCGGGCTCTTTGCTTTCGTTGCTATGTGTTTTGTTCCCCCCATTATTTGGAGAAGGTTATACAACGGTTAAAGGCTGGGCCACCGGGCAGATAGAGGCTATTATGGCGGTTAGCTTTTTTAAGTACTTCACTTTTCGGCAATGGTTTATTCTGTTGTTTTTAGGATTTATTTGTCTCTTAAAAGCCTTTGCTACCTCACTTACCATTTTCGGGGGCGGCAACGGCGGTAATTTTGCACCGGCCCTGTTTGCCGGCGGAACGCTGGGCTTTTTTGTTGCTACGCTATGCACCCAGTTAGGCATCACTGATGTGCCTGTAACCAATATGGTAATTGTTGGCATGGCCGGGGTAACCAGCGGTGTATTATATGCGCCGCTAACCGCCATATTTCTGATAGCCGAGGCAAGCACAGGTTATGACCTGTTTATACCGCTCATGATTGTTTCGGTAACCTCGTTTCTGATTGCCAAACGCTTTTCGGCCATATCGCCTGATTTAAAATTACTGGCTCAGGAGGGCAAGATATTTACCCGCGAACATGACCAAAATCTGTTATCGTTGTTGCATGCCCCCGAACTGATTGAAAAAAACATACAGGAAATTAATATCAACGCCTCCTTTGGCGAACTGATAGACCTGATAAAAGTTGGAAAAAGAAATTTCCTGGCGGTAACCAATGACGATCACCTGCTAGAGGGCATCATCAGGCTTGATGACATCAGGCCAGTGATGTTTAATAAGGACCAGTATGAGGATCTAAATGTTCAAAAAGTAATGATCTCGCCCCCAGCCTTGATAAATTCAACTGATGATGTAAGACTGATCATTAAAAAATTTGACGAAACCAGCACATGGAACCTCCCGGTTGTTGATGACAGAAAGTTTATAGGTTTCATCTCCAAATCGAGCATATTAAACCGTTACCGCGAATTGCTCAAAGAATATTCAGGATAA
- the nirD gene encoding nitrite reductase small subunit NirD, with protein METITDIEWVLACYTDDVPENGGACVKHGNEQIALYNFSRRGEWYATQNLCPHKQQMVLSRGMIGSTGEDCTPKVACPFHKKAFSLISGECLTGEEYQIKTYPVKVADGKVYIGIV; from the coding sequence ATGGAAACCATAACAGACATTGAATGGGTTTTAGCCTGCTACACAGACGATGTTCCCGAAAACGGAGGCGCCTGCGTAAAACATGGTAACGAACAAATTGCTTTATATAACTTCTCGCGCCGCGGCGAATGGTACGCCACTCAAAATTTATGCCCGCACAAGCAGCAGATGGTGCTTTCCCGCGGCATGATAGGCAGCACCGGCGAAGATTGCACACCAAAAGTGGCCTGCCCTTTTCACAAAAAAGCATTTTCACTCATTAGCGGCGAATGCCTGACCGGCGAAGAATATCAAATAAAAACCTACCCGGTAAAAGTTGCCGACGGTAAGGTTTATATAGGAATTGTTTAA
- a CDS encoding DUF488 domain-containing protein encodes MGHLFVKRIYEPADKADGIRILIDRLWPRGVKKERAQIDKWMKGVAPSTALRKEFHSNPQDWPKFQQDYIAELKVQESVRELVELIKESEAVTLLYAANNEQQNHARVLKQFLQGELKQ; translated from the coding sequence ATGGGACACTTATTTGTTAAACGGATATATGAACCCGCTGATAAAGCAGATGGGATAAGGATATTGATTGACCGCCTGTGGCCCCGCGGAGTGAAAAAGGAACGGGCCCAAATAGACAAGTGGATGAAAGGTGTGGCCCCATCAACCGCTTTGCGTAAAGAGTTTCACAGCAACCCACAGGATTGGCCCAAATTTCAGCAGGATTACATAGCAGAGCTCAAAGTGCAGGAAAGCGTTAGGGAGCTGGTGGAACTAATAAAAGAAAGTGAGGCCGTTACCTTATTGTACGCCGCCAATAACGAACAACAGAACCATGCCCGGGTTCTGAAGCAATTTTTGCAAGGGGAATTAAAGCAATGA
- the cobA gene encoding uroporphyrinogen-III C-methyltransferase — MNNKAPFPELFVLGAGPGDPELITVKGYRILQQANVILYDNLANKALLDIAKPDCEKIYVGKHPYGSYTPQETIHEMIKHYAFTKGSVVRLKGGDPFIFGRGFEEIMYAREQGIKTHYIPGISSMQASGFLDIPLTHRAMSEGVWIITGTKKDGTLSADLKLAMQSNATVVIYMGMKQIDSIAETYVSQNRGETPAAIVQHASLPQQKVVRGLVKDLRKIADSQQLTHPAIIIIGEVAGLSA; from the coding sequence ATGAATAACAAAGCTCCATTTCCTGAATTATTTGTGTTAGGGGCCGGTCCTGGCGACCCGGAACTGATTACTGTAAAGGGATATAGGATACTACAGCAGGCTAATGTGATATTATATGATAATTTGGCCAATAAGGCCTTGCTTGATATTGCCAAACCCGACTGCGAAAAAATTTATGTAGGGAAACATCCTTATGGCAGTTATACTCCGCAGGAAACAATTCATGAAATGATAAAACACTATGCTTTTACTAAAGGCAGTGTGGTGAGACTAAAAGGCGGCGACCCTTTTATATTTGGCCGTGGTTTTGAAGAAATTATGTATGCGCGGGAACAAGGTATTAAAACGCATTATATACCAGGCATAAGTAGTATGCAGGCCTCCGGCTTCCTGGATATTCCCTTAACCCACAGGGCCATGAGCGAGGGGGTATGGATCATCACCGGAACAAAGAAAGATGGCACCCTTTCTGCCGATTTAAAACTGGCTATGCAAAGCAATGCCACCGTGGTAATTTATATGGGTATGAAACAAATTGATTCGATAGCCGAAACTTACGTATCACAGAACAGGGGCGAAACACCCGCTGCTATTGTTCAGCACGCATCACTACCGCAACAAAAGGTAGTCCGGGGCCTGGTTAAGGATCTTCGGAAAATCGCCGATTCGCAACAGCTAACTCACCCGGCAATTATTATTATAGGAGAGGTTGCAGGTTTATCTGCATAA
- a CDS encoding chloride channel protein, translating to MTNKIGIPISPALSNVENPAGNSSNNSGFLKKRLVFISCLSVTVAMAISVIAKILIYLINLVTNISFYGSFEFGFHSPANNHLGIWVAVIPAIGGVLVGIMAFYGSKAIRGHGIPEAMEQILVNDSNIKPSITFLKPISSAIAIGTGGPFGAEGPIIATGGALGSTLGQLFKITANERKIILASGATAGMSAIFGTPIAAVFLAIELLLFEFSPKSILPVALACITGAAGHHLLFESGPVFPMPDLVTPSNLALGIYSFMGIIIGFLSLGITKIVYIIEDYFEELPIHWMWWPAIGGLAVGIIGIFAPHTLGVGYDNITGLLSGKWPLTLICSLLFLKFLSWAIALGSGTSGGTLAPLLTMGGAAGALTGTLVLILFPNSGVNIPMSALIGMSAMFAGASRAYLTSITFALEATMQSHALLPLLGACTAAYMVSFFLMENTIMTEKIARRGIFTPDSFEPDLLQKMHVSQVISDEGTIINVNSTIADVRSWVNTNNIHDNYFIMVNNDGEFSGTLKLTDIYSNELDPESALVGMLKKEVNASVNNTDTLRYAMETMSKTEVEVLPVLSATDHKVIGILSYRDIISAFKIDADKTQSPYVKISLKRQRMKMLVRGRKTVTVDHDTK from the coding sequence ATGACAAATAAAATAGGGATACCTATTTCACCGGCGTTAAGTAATGTGGAAAATCCTGCCGGTAATTCCAGTAACAACAGTGGTTTTTTAAAAAAACGTTTAGTTTTTATATCGTGTTTATCGGTAACGGTGGCTATGGCCATCAGTGTTATCGCTAAAATTTTAATTTACCTTATTAACCTGGTTACTAATATTTCCTTTTACGGATCATTTGAGTTTGGCTTTCATTCCCCTGCAAATAATCACTTGGGTATATGGGTTGCGGTTATTCCGGCAATAGGCGGTGTGTTAGTGGGTATTATGGCCTTTTATGGTTCAAAAGCGATAAGGGGGCATGGTATCCCGGAAGCTATGGAACAAATATTGGTTAATGATAGTAATATCAAACCGTCTATTACCTTTTTAAAACCCATATCGTCAGCTATAGCTATTGGTACAGGTGGCCCGTTTGGCGCCGAGGGACCGATCATCGCTACCGGCGGGGCATTGGGGTCAACGCTCGGACAGTTGTTTAAAATAACAGCAAACGAACGTAAGATCATTTTAGCATCCGGCGCAACGGCGGGTATGTCGGCCATTTTTGGTACGCCAATAGCAGCCGTGTTTCTGGCTATTGAACTGTTATTGTTTGAGTTTTCTCCTAAGTCTATATTACCTGTGGCGCTGGCCTGTATCACAGGCGCGGCAGGGCATCATTTGCTGTTTGAATCGGGCCCGGTGTTTCCAATGCCCGATCTGGTTACACCGTCAAACCTGGCCCTGGGCATTTACAGCTTTATGGGTATCATTATTGGTTTTTTGTCGCTCGGCATTACCAAAATAGTATATATCATTGAGGATTATTTTGAGGAATTACCTATCCACTGGATGTGGTGGCCTGCTATTGGCGGTTTAGCGGTAGGTATCATTGGTATTTTTGCCCCGCATACGCTTGGTGTAGGATATGATAATATTACCGGGTTACTATCGGGCAAATGGCCGTTAACGCTTATTTGCAGCTTGTTGTTTTTGAAATTCTTGTCATGGGCTATTGCTTTAGGCAGCGGAACCTCGGGCGGTACGCTGGCGCCACTATTAACCATGGGCGGCGCAGCCGGGGCGCTTACCGGCACGTTGGTATTAATACTTTTCCCTAATTCAGGTGTTAATATACCCATGTCGGCATTAATTGGCATGTCGGCTATGTTTGCGGGAGCTTCAAGAGCTTATTTGACCAGTATCACCTTCGCGCTGGAAGCTACTATGCAATCACACGCTTTGCTGCCTTTGCTTGGCGCTTGTACGGCAGCTTACATGGTTTCATTTTTCCTGATGGAGAACACCATCATGACCGAAAAGATAGCCCGCCGCGGCATTTTTACTCCCGATTCTTTTGAACCTGATCTGCTACAAAAAATGCATGTTTCACAAGTGATCAGTGATGAGGGCACCATAATAAATGTTAACAGCACTATTGCCGATGTAAGGAGCTGGGTTAACACAAACAACATCCACGATAACTATTTTATTATGGTTAATAACGACGGAGAGTTTAGCGGCACCTTAAAGCTAACGGATATTTACAGCAATGAGCTTGATCCTGAGTCGGCTTTGGTAGGAATGCTTAAGAAAGAAGTAAACGCATCTGTTAACAATACCGATACCCTGCGTTATGCTATGGAGACCATGTCGAAAACAGAAGTAGAAGTATTACCTGTATTATCGGCTACAGATCATAAAGTAATAGGCATACTATCATACCGTGATATTATATCGGCCTTTAAAATAGATGCCGATAAAACGCAGTCGCCCTATGTGAAAATTTCCCTCAAACGCCAGCGCATGAAAATGTTGGTTCGTGGCAGGAAAACGGTTACTGTTGACCACGATACAAAATAA
- a CDS encoding porin family protein yields MKTIKLFATAILFALGLSSVKAQSSDPEFGIKAGVNFSTLKTGLSAVSDKEGKIGFNAGVFARVGKDIYFQPELNYVTFSDKYRFNSNSYEAKFRQLNLPLMVGYKIVNTADLNFRVSAGPDLYYSLKKPVAPGGFKYKDFTAGGVLNAGVDIGSLTFDARYSLGLSKFNKELGQKASIFSLGVGFKFQ; encoded by the coding sequence ATGAAAACAATTAAATTATTCGCGACGGCCATTTTATTTGCGTTAGGCCTTAGTTCGGTAAAAGCCCAGTCATCAGACCCTGAGTTTGGTATTAAGGCTGGGGTTAACTTCTCTACGTTAAAAACGGGCTTGAGCGCTGTTAGTGATAAGGAAGGTAAAATAGGCTTTAATGCAGGTGTATTTGCCAGGGTTGGTAAAGATATTTACTTTCAGCCCGAACTTAACTATGTTACTTTCAGCGACAAATACCGCTTCAATTCCAATTCATACGAGGCGAAATTCAGGCAATTAAACCTGCCTTTAATGGTAGGTTACAAAATAGTGAACACAGCCGATCTGAACTTCCGGGTATCTGCCGGTCCCGATTTGTATTATAGTCTTAAAAAACCGGTAGCTCCGGGCGGCTTTAAATACAAAGACTTTACCGCCGGTGGTGTGTTAAATGCAGGGGTTGATATAGGCAGCCTCACTTTTGATGCCCGTTACAGCCTGGGTTTAAGTAAGTTTAACAAAGAACTTGGGCAAAAAGCCAGCATCTTTAGTCTTGGAGTTGGTTTTAAATTTCAATAA
- a CDS encoding Crp/Fnr family transcriptional regulator, with protein sequence MCRNCINDWIPAIATNRENFTLKKGQQLFKEGDAVTGIYFMYKGVVKVHKQWDQEKDLILRFAKQGDIVGHLGLGDTLTYPVSATAIEPGIVCYVKMDFFESSLNVNSQLTYKLMKFLANELQESEKRMRNLAHMPVKERIAQALLSLRSQFGLNEAGFVDIELTRQDISSYASVVYETFFKVTQEFIQNNLIELDGKSFKLLNEAALKEITLSRKK encoded by the coding sequence ATGTGCAGAAATTGCATTAACGATTGGATACCCGCTATAGCTACCAATCGCGAAAACTTTACATTAAAAAAAGGGCAGCAATTATTTAAAGAAGGTGATGCCGTTACCGGCATATACTTTATGTACAAAGGTGTTGTAAAAGTGCATAAGCAATGGGACCAGGAAAAAGACCTGATCCTGCGATTTGCAAAGCAAGGCGATATCGTGGGGCACCTGGGTCTGGGCGATACTTTAACCTATCCGGTTTCGGCTACAGCTATCGAACCCGGAATTGTTTGCTACGTTAAAATGGATTTCTTTGAATCATCATTAAATGTAAACAGTCAGCTCACGTACAAATTGATGAAGTTTTTAGCCAATGAGCTGCAGGAATCAGAGAAACGGATGCGCAACCTGGCTCACATGCCGGTAAAAGAACGTATAGCTCAGGCATTACTATCGCTCAGAAGCCAATTTGGCTTAAATGAAGCTGGATTTGTTGATATCGAACTCACCCGCCAGGATATATCATCCTATGCCAGCGTAGTGTATGAAACTTTTTTTAAGGTAACCCAGGAGTTTATACAAAACAATCTGATTGAACTCGACGGCAAAAGCTTCAAACTGTTAAATGAGGCCGCTTTAAAAGAAATAACCTTGAGCCGTAAAAAATAG
- a CDS encoding LA_2272 family surface repeat-containing protein: MNFNLYQDSILLTILKIWTFFLIVFTSTNIYAQNKERPRTNVGLVYPLSSNWTSAPRDTNNFSLNLIAGVSAAERGVSLAGFANIVHNDASGVQVAGFSNHIGKIANGAMFAGFINTYGGGKGVAVAGFSNISGNGSGAQIAGFLNKGGDISSVQVAGFMNMAREMKGTQIAGFMNLAKKVKGAQISFINIADSAGTQIGIINLAKNGEKGLAATIDEHQTTLLTLRSGGKVLYGIIGIGYNFSNKKEKYAWEAGIGAHVLTIQSFRLNTELVSSGLESFKGEDYTKSSFRLMPAFKITRSVELFGGPSFNFVNTNNPEGQKLTEHYVSSWRRNNGRDLYGFYFGYTAGIQVLF; encoded by the coding sequence ATGAACTTTAATTTGTACCAAGACAGTATTCTGTTAACTATTTTAAAAATCTGGACGTTTTTTTTAATAGTATTTACAAGCACCAATATCTACGCTCAAAATAAAGAACGCCCCAGAACAAACGTAGGATTGGTGTATCCCCTGAGCAGTAACTGGACAAGCGCTCCAAGAGATACCAATAATTTTTCGCTCAACCTTATAGCAGGTGTATCCGCGGCCGAGCGAGGAGTTAGCTTAGCCGGTTTCGCCAATATTGTACACAATGATGCCAGTGGCGTACAGGTGGCTGGCTTTTCAAACCATATTGGCAAAATTGCCAATGGGGCTATGTTTGCCGGCTTTATAAATACGTACGGCGGAGGGAAAGGCGTAGCCGTTGCGGGTTTTTCCAATATCTCGGGCAATGGCAGCGGCGCCCAGATAGCCGGGTTCCTGAACAAAGGAGGCGACATTTCATCCGTACAAGTGGCCGGTTTTATGAATATGGCCCGGGAAATGAAAGGCACCCAGATTGCCGGTTTTATGAACTTAGCTAAAAAAGTTAAAGGCGCCCAGATCTCCTTTATAAACATTGCCGACAGCGCAGGTACTCAAATAGGCATCATTAACCTGGCAAAAAACGGCGAAAAGGGTCTAGCTGCAACCATAGACGAGCATCAAACCACATTGTTAACGTTACGTTCGGGGGGGAAAGTGCTTTACGGGATCATCGGCATAGGTTATAATTTCAGCAATAAAAAAGAAAAGTATGCCTGGGAAGCAGGTATAGGCGCGCATGTGTTAACAATTCAGTCATTCAGACTAAATACTGAGCTGGTTAGCAGTGGACTTGAAAGCTTTAAGGGCGAGGATTATACAAAATCATCATTCAGGTTGATGCCAGCATTTAAAATTACCCGCTCGGTTGAACTATTTGGCGGCCCGTCATTCAACTTCGTGAATACCAATAACCCCGAAGGCCAGAAGCTTACGGAACACTATGTTTCCAGCTGGCGCAGAAACAACGGTCGTGACCTTTACGGATTTTATTTTGGCTACACTGCCGGTATACAGGTGCTTTTCTAA